The Sesamum indicum cultivar Zhongzhi No. 13 linkage group LG6, S_indicum_v1.0, whole genome shotgun sequence genome has a segment encoding these proteins:
- the LOC105164095 gene encoding tubulin beta-3 chain-like yields the protein MREILHIQAGQCGNQIGGKFWEVVCDEHGIDALGNYVGTSRVQLERVNVYYNEASGGRYVPRAVLMDLEPGTMDSLRTGPYGKIFRPDNFVFGQNGAGNNWAKGHYTEGAELIDSVLDVVRKEAENCDCLQGFQICHSLGGGTGSGMGTLLISKIREEYPDRMMMTFSVFPSPKVSDTVVEPYNATLSVHQLVENADECMVLDNEALYDICFRTLKLTNPSFGDLNHLISTTMSGVTCCLRFPGQLNSDLRKLAVNLIPFPRLHFFMVGFAPLTSRGSQQYRALTIPELTQQMWDAKNMMCAADPRHGRYLTASAMFRGKMSTKEVDEQMINVQNKNSSYFVEWIPNNVKSSVCDIPPTGLSMSSTFVGNSTSIQEMFRRVSEQFTVMFRRKAFLHWYTGEGMDEMEFTEAESNMNDLVSEYQQYQDANADNEEEYDEEEEEEVEN from the exons atgagagaaatCCTTCATATTCAAGCAGGGCAATGTGGGAACCAGATTGGAGGCAAGTTCTGGGAGGTGGTTTGTGATGAGCATGGAATCGATGCTCTCGGGAATTATGTTGGCACCTCGAGGGTTCAGCTCGAGAGGGTTAATGTTTACTACAATGAGGCTAGTGGAGGGAGGTATGTCCCTCGAGCCGTGTTGATGGACCTTGAGCCGGGGACGATGGACAGCCTACGGACTGGACCGTATGGCAAGATATTTAGGCCTGATAACTTTGTTTTCGGACAGAATGGTGCTGGAAACAATTGGGCCAAGGGGCACTACACCGAAGGAGCTGAACTGATTGATTCTGTGCTTGATGTTGTTCGCAAAGAAGCAGAGAACTGTGACTGCCTGCAAG GTTTTCAGATATGCCATTCACTCGGAGGAGGCACGGGTTCAGGAATGGGAACCCTGCTGATCTCCAAGATCAGAGAAGAGTATCCTGACAGGATGATGATGACATTTTCCGTCTTCCCTTCACCTAAGGTCTCTGACACTGTTGTTGAACCCTACAATGCTACCCTCTCAGTCCACCAACTTGTTGAAAATGCAGATGAGTGTATGGTCCTCGATAATGAAGCTCTCTATGACATTTGCTTCCGCACACTCAAGCTCACAAATCCAAGCT TTGGAGATCTGAACCACCTGATATCAACAACAATGAGCGGAGTTACATGCTGCCTCCGTTTCCCGGGCCAACTCAACTCCGACCTCCGCAAACTCGCCGTGAACCTCATCCCATTCCCACGCCTCCACTTCTTCATGGTGGGGTTCGCGCCACTAACCTCGCGCGGCTCCCAACAATACCGCGCCCTCACGATCCCTGAACTCACCCAACAAATGTGGGACGCCAAGAACATGATGTGCGCCGCGGACCCCCGCCACGGGCGCTACCTAACCGCATCCGCCATGTTCCGGGGCAAGATGAGCACGAAAGAGGTGGACGAACAAATGATCAACGTGCAAAACAAGAACTCATCCTACTTCGTGGAGTGGATCCCCAACAACGTGAAGTCAAGTGTTTGTGATATTCCCCCAACAGGGCTGTCGATGTCGTCGACTTTCGTGGGGAACTCGACGTCGATACAGGAGATGTTCCGGCGAGTTTCAGAGCAGTTCACAGTGATGTTCAGGAGGAAAGCTTTCTTGCATTGGTATACAGGGGAAGGAATGGATGAGATGGAGTTCACAGAGGCGGAAAGCAACATGAATGATCTGGTTTCGGAGTATCAGCAGTATCAGGACGCCAATGCTGATAATGAAGAAGAGTATGatgaagaggaggaggaggaagtgGAGAACTGA